One genomic segment of Tursiops truncatus isolate mTurTru1 chromosome 4, mTurTru1.mat.Y, whole genome shotgun sequence includes these proteins:
- the LOC101323948 gene encoding LOW QUALITY PROTEIN: interferon-induced GTP-binding protein Mx1 (The sequence of the model RefSeq protein was modified relative to this genomic sequence to represent the inferred CDS: inserted 2 bases in 1 codon; deleted 1 base in 1 codon) — MVHSDLKIKEPDSPSASSHLLLNGNDDLVEKNEETGSENNLYNQYEEKVRPCIDLIDSLQALGVEQGLALPTIAVTGDQSSGKSSVLEALSGFALPRGSGIVTRCPLVLKLKTLVNEDEWKGKVSVRDKETEISDASQVEKEISEAQVAIAGEGTGISHELISLEVTSPHVPDLTLIDLPGITRIAVGNQPANIEYQIKSLIRNYILKQETINLVVVPANVDIATVEALRMAQEVEXSKDRTIGILTKPDLVDKSTEDKVVDMVRNLVFHLKKGYMIVKCRGQQDIQHQLSLTKALQKEQDFFGNHAHFRDLLEEGRATVPCLAERLTTELITHICKSLPLLENQIKESHQRITEELQKYGSDIPEDASGKMFSLIDKIDAFNKEITNIIEGEEFVGERDSRLFNKMRTEFYRWSIVVANSFRKGGQHPHLQPHPLDHPVLHAQDVRPAAEGDAAAAAEQGQVRQAAEGAQRHQRQEEAPEGAAAAADPGSARQVPRLNPPSAPPRGLQGAGDRHLSLPASRH; from the exons ATGGTTCATTCTGACTTGAAAATCAAAGAACCCGATTCACCTTCTGCATCCAGTCATCTGTTACTAAATGGAAATGATGATCTGGtggagaaaaatgaggaaacG GGGTCTGAGAACAACCTGTACAACCAGTATGAGGAGAAGGTGCGGCCCTGCATTGACCTCATCGACTCCCTGCAGGCCCTGGGCGTGGAgcagggcctggccctgcccaccatcGCTGTCACTGGGGACCAGAGCTCGGGCAAGAGCTCTGTGCTGGAGGCTCTGTCGGGGTTCGCTCTTCCCAGAGGCAGC GGTATTGTTACAAGATGTCCTCTGGTGCTGAAACTGAAAACACTTGTGAATGAAGACGAGTGGAAAGGCAAAGTC AGTGTCCGGGACAAAGAGACTGAGATTTCAGATGCTTCGCAGGTGGAAAAGGAAATCAGTGAAG cCCAGGTTGCCATTGCTGGGGAAGGCACGGGAATCAGTCATGAGCTGATTAGTCTGGAAGTCACCTCCCCTCATGTCCCGGATCTGACCCTGATAGACCTTCCCGGCATCACCAGGATCGCTGTGGGCAATCAGCCAGCCAACATTGAATATCAG ATCAAGTCTCTCATCAGGAATTACATCCTTAAGCAGGAGACCATCAACTTGGTGGTAGTCCCCGCTAATGTGGACATCGCCACCGTGGAGGCACTGCGCATGGCTCAGGAGGTGGA CTCCAAGGACAGGACCATAG GAATCTTGACGAAGCCCGATCTGGTGGACAAAAGCACCGAAGACAAGGTAGTGGACATGGTGAGAAACCTCGTCTTCCACCTGAAGAAGGGCTACATGATCGTCAAGTGCCGGGGGCAGCAGGACATCCAGCACCAGCTGAGCCTGACCAAGGCCCTGCAGAAGGAGCAGGACTTCTTTGGGAACCACGCCCATTTCAG GGATCttctggaggaaggaagggccACGGTCCCGTGCCTGGCTGAAAGACTGACCACTGAACTCATCACGCACATCTGT AAATCTCTGCCCCTGTTAGAAAATCAGATAAAGGAGAGTCACCAGAGAATAACAGAGGAGCTACAGAAGTACGGCTCAGATATCCCGGAAGACGCAAGTGGGAAGATGTTCTCTCTGATAGAT AAAATTGATGCATTTAATAAAGAGATCACTAATATAATAGAAGGGGAAGAATTCGTGGGAGAGCGTGACTCTCGGCTGTTTAACAAAATGCGAACCGAGTTCTACAGATGGAGTATTGTGGTTGCAAACAGTTTCCGGAAAG GAGGTCAGCACCCGCATCTCCAGCCACACCCCCTCGATCATCCAGTTCTTCATGCTCAAGACGTTCGGCCAGCTGCGGAAGGGGatgctgcagctgctgcagaACAAGGACAAGTACGACAGGCTGCTGAAGGAGCGCAGCGACACCAGCGACAGGAGGAAGCTCCCGAGGGAGCCGCTGCAGCGGCTGACCCGGGCTCGGCTCGCCAAGTTCCCCGGCTGAACCCGccctccgccccgccccgggGTCTCCAGGGAGCCGGCGACCGACATCTTTCCCTGCCAGCCTCGCGTCATTAG